A genomic region of Christiangramia sp. OXR-203 contains the following coding sequences:
- a CDS encoding Hpt domain-containing protein, translating to MSNYNLDDVKEMAGGDEEFLLVVVQTFLEEIPPDVAAMNEAIDNDNPSLAYQYAHKMKPNLQMFGLNLMEQIKVIEAWSKHGQRKDEVPQASEIITKKVDVATEALKRDFNLG from the coding sequence ATGAGTAACTATAATCTTGACGACGTTAAGGAAATGGCTGGCGGCGATGAAGAATTTTTATTAGTAGTAGTCCAGACTTTTCTTGAGGAAATTCCGCCAGATGTCGCTGCGATGAATGAAGCCATTGATAATGATAATCCTTCCCTGGCTTACCAGTATGCTCATAAAATGAAACCGAACCTACAAATGTTTGGTCTAAATCTGATGGAGCAGATTAAAGTAATTGAAGCCTGGTCTAAGCATGGTCAAAGAAAAGATGAGGTGCCTCAAGCTTCAGAAATTATCACTAAGAAGGTTGACGTTGCTACAGAAGCTTTAAAAAGAGATTTTAATTTAGGATGA
- a CDS encoding competence/damage-inducible protein A codes for MKAEIVTIGDEILIGQIVDTNSVYISKQLNKIGVSVHQITSIQDNREHILQTLEEASSRADIIIITGGLGPTKDDITKKCLCEFFDDNLVKNDKVLHHIEELFEKYIDTPISDLNREQAMLPSKAIALHNEYGTAAGMWFKKGDQVFVSMPGVPYEMRGLMEHEIIPRIMSEFSRPVILHKTVITLGLGESAIAERIEAWEDQLPAHIKLAYLPNLGRVRLRLSARGTDHKELEAAIDEQILELRKLVGEIMYGFEDDDPVEMVIAKLLEKNNWTLSTAESCTGGRLASRFTEAPGSSKTFKGSMVCYATQSKIDLLDVPEKLIKEKSVVSAEVAKAMAEGARKKFDTDIAVSTTGNAGPEKGDSNAEVGTVFIGLATPGETHAFEFMFSNHREKVIGKTVNKSLQILLEQILKLQATD; via the coding sequence ATGAAAGCTGAAATCGTAACCATTGGTGATGAGATCCTAATTGGACAGATCGTGGATACAAACTCGGTTTATATTTCCAAGCAACTTAATAAAATTGGGGTAAGCGTTCACCAGATCACTTCTATCCAGGATAATCGCGAACATATTTTGCAAACCTTAGAGGAGGCTTCGTCCCGAGCAGATATCATAATTATAACTGGTGGGTTAGGCCCAACTAAAGATGATATTACTAAGAAATGTCTCTGCGAATTTTTTGATGATAATCTTGTAAAAAACGACAAAGTTCTCCATCATATTGAAGAGCTTTTTGAGAAATATATAGACACTCCAATTTCAGACCTAAACCGGGAGCAGGCGATGTTGCCGTCCAAGGCAATTGCATTGCATAACGAATATGGAACCGCTGCAGGAATGTGGTTTAAAAAAGGTGATCAGGTCTTTGTGTCTATGCCGGGCGTGCCATATGAAATGCGCGGACTCATGGAGCACGAGATCATCCCACGAATAATGTCTGAATTTTCCAGACCGGTTATTCTTCATAAAACCGTTATTACCCTGGGGCTTGGAGAAAGCGCAATCGCCGAGCGTATAGAGGCCTGGGAGGATCAATTACCTGCACATATTAAGCTTGCTTATTTACCTAATCTGGGTAGAGTGAGACTCAGGCTTAGTGCACGAGGAACAGATCATAAGGAGTTGGAAGCTGCCATTGATGAACAGATTCTTGAATTGCGTAAGCTCGTTGGGGAGATCATGTATGGTTTTGAGGATGATGATCCAGTGGAAATGGTCATTGCAAAGTTGCTTGAAAAGAATAACTGGACGCTTTCTACTGCGGAAAGTTGTACAGGAGGTCGACTTGCTTCCAGGTTTACAGAAGCGCCAGGTTCCTCGAAGACTTTTAAAGGAAGCATGGTATGTTATGCAACCCAATCTAAAATTGATCTGCTCGATGTTCCGGAAAAGCTAATAAAAGAAAAGTCTGTCGTAAGTGCTGAAGTTGCCAAAGCTATGGCAGAAGGTGCTCGTAAAAAGTTTGATACAGATATTGCGGTGTCTACTACAGGCAATGCCGGACCTGAAAAAGGTGATAGCAATGCAGAAGTCGGTACTGTTTTTATTGGACTGGCTACTCCCGGGGAAACACATGCATTTGAATTCATGTTTAGCAATCACCGGGAGAAGGTGATAGGTAAAACAGTGAACAAAAGCCTACAGATCTTACTTGAACAAATACTAAAACTTCAGGCTACAGATTGA
- a CDS encoding fumarylacetoacetate hydrolase family protein, producing the protein MKIICVGRNYTDHISELKNEKPEEPVLFQKPDTSILLKKQPFFIPDFSNDIHYEVEVLVKIKKIGKHIQEKFAHKYYDEIGLGIDFTARDLQNKLKEKGLPWEKSKAFDGAAVISDKWLQKEELPAVDALNFRLEKNEAVVQSSSTAHMLWKIDELIAYISSYFTLKIGDIIFTGTPAGVGNVATDDRLTGYLENQQMFSIKVK; encoded by the coding sequence ATGAAAATTATTTGCGTAGGTAGAAATTATACAGATCATATTTCAGAATTGAAAAATGAGAAGCCAGAGGAGCCTGTGTTATTTCAAAAGCCCGATACTTCGATCTTATTGAAAAAGCAGCCATTTTTTATCCCAGATTTTTCTAATGATATTCATTATGAAGTAGAGGTTTTGGTGAAGATCAAGAAAATAGGGAAACATATTCAGGAGAAATTTGCACACAAATATTATGACGAAATAGGACTGGGAATTGACTTCACGGCCAGGGATCTTCAAAATAAATTAAAAGAAAAAGGACTGCCCTGGGAGAAATCCAAAGCTTTTGATGGTGCTGCTGTGATCTCAGACAAGTGGTTGCAAAAAGAGGAACTACCTGCGGTAGATGCACTCAATTTCAGGCTCGAAAAAAATGAAGCAGTAGTACAATCTTCATCAACCGCTCATATGCTTTGGAAAATTGATGAATTAATTGCTTATATTTCGTCGTATTTCACCCTTAAAATTGGTGATATCATCTTTACAGGAACACCTGCCGGAGTAGGAAATGTCGCTACAGACGACAGATTAACAGGTTACCTGGAGAATCAACAAATGTTTTCTATCAAAGTAAAATAA
- a CDS encoding amidase family protein, which translates to MKQLFLLLVLGTLLTSCKNDPQNSEEVQNAEDSTSVSSEEREFKVLDSEYITADSLWVPFEKDLDEFTSEVYEEVKALVFEKSIPEIQESIAAGKLTYEELSLFYLTRIREYDRENELSLNSVISLNPDLITEARKKDEQLKNSNNNHPIYGIPVLLKDNINTKAMPTTAGAEALKGNQTGDAFIVERLKKNGALILGKANLSEWAYFFCGECPSGYSAVGGQTLNPYGRKIHDTGGSSSGSGVAVAANLAPVAVGSETSGSILSPSSSNSIVGLKPTIGLLSRGGIVPISSTLDTPGPMTRSVIDNAILLSAMTGVDSEDPASSAAKQLSNLYKDLKNSSLKGKRFGVIKSLKSDSLYMRALADLEKAGATIIEYEAEEIDLPNFLRLLNLDMQKDLPEYFQKYGGEVDFKNVQDVVDYNAMDSVQRAPYGQALFLGILKDSASTEEFAAIKDTLKTNGTRFLSKPIKEHNLDAIISINNYHAGYAAVAKYPAITVPMGYTEENQPMGVTFISEPFSEKQLLEFAYAFEKTSKRRKTPKDYNE; encoded by the coding sequence ATGAAACAATTATTTCTCCTTTTAGTGCTGGGAACTCTGCTGACTTCCTGTAAAAATGATCCACAAAATTCAGAAGAAGTTCAAAACGCTGAAGATTCTACTTCGGTTTCTTCGGAAGAGCGGGAATTTAAAGTTCTGGATTCAGAATATATTACGGCAGACAGTTTATGGGTGCCATTTGAAAAAGATTTAGATGAATTTACTTCCGAAGTTTATGAGGAAGTAAAAGCTTTGGTTTTTGAAAAATCTATTCCGGAAATTCAGGAATCTATAGCCGCAGGAAAACTCACTTACGAAGAACTATCTTTGTTTTATTTAACCAGAATCAGAGAATATGACCGTGAAAACGAGCTTTCTCTAAATTCGGTGATTTCTCTGAATCCTGATCTTATTACTGAAGCAAGGAAAAAAGATGAGCAACTGAAGAACTCAAACAACAATCATCCTATTTACGGGATTCCGGTACTACTGAAGGATAATATCAATACGAAGGCTATGCCAACTACGGCTGGTGCTGAAGCCTTGAAAGGTAATCAAACGGGTGATGCGTTTATAGTGGAGCGACTTAAAAAGAATGGTGCACTTATACTAGGCAAGGCCAATCTCAGTGAATGGGCTTATTTCTTCTGTGGTGAGTGTCCAAGCGGATATTCGGCAGTTGGAGGACAAACCCTGAATCCTTATGGTAGGAAAATTCATGATACTGGCGGATCAAGTTCTGGTAGCGGAGTAGCGGTAGCTGCCAATCTCGCTCCTGTAGCAGTGGGTTCTGAAACTTCCGGTTCTATCTTATCACCATCAAGCTCAAACTCCATCGTAGGATTAAAGCCTACAATTGGTTTGTTGAGCCGCGGCGGAATTGTACCAATTTCAAGCACTTTGGATACTCCAGGTCCTATGACCCGATCTGTGATCGATAATGCGATCTTACTTTCTGCTATGACCGGAGTCGATTCAGAAGATCCTGCTTCTTCTGCAGCAAAACAACTCTCGAATCTTTACAAGGATCTTAAAAACTCCAGTCTTAAAGGAAAACGATTTGGAGTGATCAAAAGTTTAAAGTCAGATTCACTGTACATGAGGGCACTGGCTGATCTTGAAAAAGCCGGCGCGACTATTATAGAATATGAAGCGGAAGAGATCGATCTTCCAAATTTTTTAAGATTACTGAACCTGGATATGCAAAAAGATCTTCCAGAATATTTTCAGAAATATGGTGGAGAAGTTGATTTCAAAAATGTTCAGGATGTTGTGGATTACAATGCCATGGATTCAGTACAAAGAGCTCCTTACGGGCAGGCTTTATTTCTGGGAATCTTAAAGGATTCAGCCAGTACAGAGGAATTTGCAGCGATCAAGGATACTTTAAAAACCAACGGTACGCGATTCCTGAGCAAACCAATCAAAGAGCATAATCTGGATGCGATTATCTCTATTAATAATTATCATGCTGGTTATGCTGCGGTAGCGAAATATCCGGCGATCACGGTTCCTATGGGATACACTGAAGAAAATCAGCCAATGGGAGTAACCTTTATAAGTGAACCTTTTTCAGAAAAGCAATTGCTGGAATTTGCATACGCATTTGAAAAGACTTCCAAACGTAGAAAAACACCGAAGGATTACAATGAGTGA
- the rpmB gene encoding 50S ribosomal protein L28 translates to MSRVCELTGKKAMVGNNVSHAMNKTKRKFNANLVKKRFFLPEEDRWITLKVCTSALKDINKKGISAVIKEAKAKGFLQK, encoded by the coding sequence ATGTCAAGAGTTTGTGAACTTACCGGGAAAAAAGCAATGGTTGGGAATAATGTTTCTCACGCCATGAACAAGACTAAACGTAAATTTAACGCCAATCTGGTTAAAAAACGTTTTTTCCTTCCTGAAGAAGATAGATGGATCACTTTAAAAGTGTGTACATCTGCATTAAAAGATATCAATAAAAAAGGCATTTCTGCCGTAATTAAGGAAGCTAAAGCAAAAGGATTTCTTCAGAAATAA
- the ftsY gene encoding signal recognition particle-docking protein FtsY, which produces MSLFKKIFSKEKKENLDKGLEKSKASFFDKMSKAVAGKTKVDEEVLDDLENVLVSSDVGVATTIKIINRIEERVARDKYLGTDELNKILREEIAALLSETNKGEGSEISLPEGKRPYVIMVVGVNGVGKTTTIGKLANQFKNSGKKVVLGAADTFRAAAIDQLQIWADRTDVPIIKQKMGSDPASVAFDTVQSAVKLGADVVLIDTAGRLHNKVNLMKELTKIKRVMQKTIPEAPHEVMLVLDGSTGQNAFEQAKQFTAATEVTSLAVTKLDGTAKGGVVIGISDQFQIPVKYIGVGERVEDLQVFNKYEFVDSFFK; this is translated from the coding sequence ATGAGTTTATTTAAAAAGATATTTTCTAAAGAGAAAAAAGAAAACCTTGACAAGGGACTGGAAAAATCCAAAGCCAGTTTTTTTGATAAAATGAGCAAGGCAGTTGCCGGAAAGACCAAAGTTGATGAAGAGGTTTTGGACGATCTGGAAAATGTACTTGTAAGTAGCGATGTGGGAGTTGCAACTACCATTAAGATCATTAATAGAATTGAAGAGCGCGTTGCCCGGGATAAATACCTTGGTACAGATGAGCTGAATAAAATTCTACGTGAAGAGATCGCAGCATTACTTTCTGAAACTAACAAGGGTGAAGGTTCGGAAATTAGCCTTCCTGAAGGGAAAAGGCCATATGTAATTATGGTAGTAGGTGTAAATGGTGTTGGTAAAACCACTACTATTGGGAAACTTGCCAATCAATTCAAGAATTCAGGAAAAAAGGTAGTACTCGGAGCTGCAGATACTTTTCGCGCCGCCGCTATAGACCAGTTACAAATCTGGGCTGATCGTACAGATGTACCAATCATTAAGCAGAAAATGGGAAGTGATCCCGCTTCAGTTGCATTTGATACCGTGCAAAGCGCTGTGAAGCTGGGTGCAGATGTGGTTCTTATTGATACTGCCGGAAGATTGCATAACAAGGTGAACCTGATGAAGGAACTTACCAAGATCAAAAGAGTAATGCAAAAAACCATTCCAGAGGCACCTCACGAGGTGATGCTGGTGTTGGATGGTTCTACCGGGCAGAATGCTTTTGAGCAGGCTAAGCAGTTTACTGCGGCTACAGAGGTAACTTCACTTGCTGTTACTAAATTGGATGGTACGGCGAAAGGTGGTGTGGTGATCGGGATTAGTGATCAATTTCAAATTCCTGTAAAATATATTGGAGTAGGAGAAAGAGTGGAGGATTTGCAGGTTTTCAATAAATATGAATTTGTAGACTCATTCTTTAAATAA
- the rpmG gene encoding 50S ribosomal protein L33 — protein MAKKGNRVQVILECTEHKATGQPGTSRYITTKNKKNTPDRMELKKFNPILKKMTVHKEIK, from the coding sequence ATGGCAAAGAAAGGTAACAGAGTTCAGGTAATTCTAGAGTGTACAGAGCATAAAGCAACTGGACAACCAGGTACTTCAAGATATATTACTACAAAAAATAAGAAAAATACACCGGATAGAATGGAGTTGAAGAAATTCAATCCTATTCTTAAGAAAATGACGGTTCATAAAGAAATTAAATAA
- the recR gene encoding recombination mediator RecR encodes MDFSSKLLEQAVDEMSQLPGIGKRTALRLVLHLLKQPEEQTSRLSKSLLDLRENIKLCSNCFNISDTELCEICANPNRVSEIVCVVEDIRDVMAIENTGQYRGHYHVLGGKISPMDGIGPSQLTIKDLIEKVREGKIEEIIFALSSTLEGDTTNFYIFKQLEGTGIKTSTIARGISVGDELEYADEVTLGRSITNRIPFENSLKS; translated from the coding sequence ATGGATTTTTCATCAAAATTACTGGAACAGGCAGTAGACGAAATGTCTCAGTTGCCGGGAATAGGAAAGCGAACAGCGCTAAGACTGGTACTTCATTTACTGAAACAACCGGAGGAGCAGACCTCCAGGCTGTCAAAATCCCTGCTCGATCTACGCGAGAATATTAAGCTTTGTAGTAATTGCTTCAACATTAGCGATACCGAGCTTTGTGAGATCTGTGCGAATCCTAACCGCGTTTCAGAAATTGTATGTGTGGTCGAAGATATTCGCGACGTGATGGCTATTGAGAATACCGGACAGTATCGGGGGCATTATCATGTACTTGGAGGAAAAATAAGTCCTATGGATGGGATTGGACCTTCGCAGTTAACAATAAAAGATTTGATTGAAAAGGTTCGAGAGGGGAAGATCGAGGAGATCATATTCGCCTTGAGCAGCACGCTTGAAGGTGATACAACGAATTTCTATATTTTCAAGCAACTGGAAGGAACCGGAATCAAAACCTCTACGATCGCCAGAGGAATTTCTGTAGGAGATGAGCTGGAATATGCAGATGAGGTGACCTTAGGAAGAAGTATAACGAATAGAATTCCCTTTGAAAATAGCCTGAAAAGCTAG
- a CDS encoding carboxypeptidase-like regulatory domain-containing protein, whose protein sequence is MRRFYTILVLLVIAISSNAQDGIIDGVVVDSVTKEALAFANIYVLNTTLGTTSNENGYFQLKEPNAGQNLRFGYVGYNSKDITYVNKQLDTIFLSSNKEELNEVVVQAPSQDKTIKINGSKSKGKLGISNSGDDEGAHIFLRYFPKPSEFRDKAAYLNSAEFFLFKGIGGVKRNYIFRIRIMRLTEDDEPGYDLIDNITLTGRPGSKILVDLERERILIPENGFLIGVEGLQIDQNYIRTSKLLLENGKYKELKRYGPTFKVVESKDPVYYLSRGEWKKMQMPVPAMNLIITN, encoded by the coding sequence ATGAGAAGGTTCTACACCATTTTGGTTTTGCTGGTTATAGCTATTTCTTCAAATGCTCAAGATGGAATAATTGATGGAGTAGTGGTCGATTCTGTTACCAAAGAGGCTTTGGCGTTTGCTAATATCTATGTGTTAAATACCACTCTGGGAACTACAAGCAATGAAAATGGTTATTTTCAGCTTAAGGAACCTAATGCAGGCCAGAATCTTCGCTTTGGATATGTGGGTTACAATTCAAAAGATATCACCTATGTCAATAAACAGTTGGATACTATATTTCTTTCCTCAAATAAGGAAGAGCTAAACGAAGTAGTTGTTCAGGCTCCTTCACAAGATAAAACCATTAAAATAAACGGCTCAAAATCAAAAGGTAAGTTAGGAATCTCAAATTCAGGAGATGATGAAGGAGCTCACATATTTTTACGCTATTTCCCTAAGCCATCTGAATTTAGAGATAAAGCGGCTTACCTGAATTCTGCAGAATTCTTTCTTTTTAAAGGTATAGGTGGTGTCAAACGTAATTATATTTTCCGGATCCGAATCATGAGACTTACTGAAGATGATGAACCAGGTTATGATCTAATTGATAATATTACTTTAACGGGAAGGCCTGGATCAAAGATTCTTGTAGATCTTGAGCGAGAAAGAATTCTAATTCCTGAGAATGGGTTTCTGATAGGGGTGGAAGGCTTGCAGATTGATCAGAATTATATAAGAACTTCTAAGTTGCTTCTTGAAAATGGTAAGTATAAAGAATTAAAAAGGTACGGTCCTACATTTAAGGTCGTAGAATCAAAAGATCCGGTTTACTACCTAAGTAGAGGAGAATGGAAAAAAATGCAAATGCCGGTACCGGCAATGAACCTTATAATCACCAATTAG
- a CDS encoding DUF4295 domain-containing protein, with product MAKKSVASIQTGSKRLTKAIKMVKSEKTGAYTFVEQIMAPEDVNDFLKK from the coding sequence ATGGCAAAGAAATCAGTAGCATCTATTCAAACAGGATCTAAAAGATTAACCAAAGCAATAAAAATGGTTAAATCTGAGAAAACCGGTGCCTACACATTTGTAGAACAAATCATGGCTCCGGAAGACGTTAACGACTTCTTGAAGAAGTAA
- a CDS encoding 3'-5' exonuclease — protein MELKLTRPICFFDLETTGTNISKDRIVEMAILKVYPNGNKESYTWLVNPECEIPKEVIAIHGIDNEKVANEPTFQQLATKVHDLIKGCDLAGYNSNRFDIPLLAEELLRAGIDFEMKNVVAVDVQTIFHKKEQRTLSAAYQFYCGKELEGAHGAEADTEATYEVLKSQLDRYNDLENDMKWLADFSSRKKFADFAGFISFDKKGREVFSFGKYRGKQVEQVLEDEPGYFGWMQNADFPLYTKKVLTAIKLRKLNTKLS, from the coding sequence ATGGAACTTAAACTTACCAGGCCTATTTGCTTTTTTGATCTCGAAACTACGGGAACTAATATTTCCAAAGACCGTATTGTGGAAATGGCAATACTCAAAGTCTACCCAAACGGTAATAAAGAAAGCTATACCTGGCTGGTAAATCCAGAATGTGAGATTCCAAAAGAGGTGATCGCAATTCATGGCATCGATAATGAAAAAGTGGCGAATGAGCCAACCTTCCAGCAACTGGCAACGAAAGTTCATGATCTTATCAAAGGATGTGATCTTGCCGGCTATAACTCCAATAGATTTGATATACCATTACTGGCTGAGGAATTGCTTCGTGCGGGAATTGATTTTGAGATGAAGAATGTTGTTGCCGTAGATGTTCAAACGATCTTCCATAAAAAAGAACAGCGTACTTTATCTGCTGCTTACCAGTTTTACTGCGGAAAAGAACTTGAAGGCGCACATGGCGCAGAAGCAGATACCGAAGCGACCTACGAAGTATTAAAATCTCAGTTGGATCGATACAACGATCTTGAAAATGATATGAAATGGCTGGCAGATTTCAGCTCCCGCAAGAAGTTTGCAGATTTCGCCGGATTCATAAGTTTCGATAAAAAAGGAAGAGAAGTGTTTTCTTTCGGGAAGTATCGCGGGAAGCAGGTAGAGCAGGTGCTTGAGGATGAACCGGGATATTTTGGCTGGATGCAAAATGCAGATTTTCCACTTTACACTAAGAAAGTGCTTACGGCTATCAAATTGAGAAAGCTAAATACCAAACTATCCTGA
- a CDS encoding dihydrolipoamide acetyltransferase family protein: protein MAKFELKLPKMGESVAEATITSWLKEVGDAIEMDEPVLEIATDKVDSEVPSEVDGTLVEKLFEADDVVKVGQVIAIIETDGDEDSSSEEQEEEAAPAEVAEVSKSVETAKETASAETSVDYSDSDKFYSPLVKNIAKEEGISLSELDSINGTGKDSRVTKNDILEYVENRKKGGNAAVTESAPKAAESKDLEQKVSSQPEPVVSGEDEIVEMSRMGKMIAHHMVDSVQKSAHVQSFIEVDVTNIWNWRNKHKNEFQKKEGEKLTFTPIFMEAVAKAIRDFPMVNISVNEDATKIIKKKNINLGMAAALPDGNLIVPVIKNADRLNLVGMAKAVNDLANRARQNKLKPDDIQGGTYTVTNVGTFGSIMGTPIINQPQVGILALGAIRKMPAVIETPDGDFIGIRYKMILSHSYDHRVVNGALGGQFVQRVAQYLEGFDKDREI, encoded by the coding sequence ATGGCAAAATTTGAATTGAAGTTACCTAAAATGGGTGAAAGTGTTGCAGAAGCAACCATAACAAGCTGGCTTAAGGAAGTTGGAGATGCTATTGAAATGGATGAGCCGGTACTTGAGATCGCTACAGACAAAGTTGATAGTGAAGTCCCTTCAGAAGTCGACGGGACCCTTGTGGAAAAACTTTTCGAAGCTGATGATGTGGTAAAAGTAGGTCAGGTGATCGCTATTATCGAAACCGATGGTGATGAGGATTCTTCTTCAGAAGAACAAGAGGAAGAAGCAGCTCCGGCTGAAGTAGCAGAAGTTTCTAAATCTGTTGAAACTGCCAAAGAAACTGCTTCCGCAGAAACTAGCGTAGATTATTCAGATTCTGATAAATTCTATTCTCCACTAGTAAAGAATATCGCGAAGGAAGAAGGGATTTCACTTTCTGAACTTGATTCTATAAATGGAACCGGAAAAGATTCGCGAGTTACCAAAAATGATATTTTAGAGTACGTAGAGAACAGAAAAAAAGGCGGAAATGCAGCAGTGACGGAGTCAGCTCCTAAAGCTGCCGAATCTAAAGATCTTGAGCAGAAAGTATCCAGCCAACCAGAACCTGTAGTTAGCGGGGAGGATGAGATCGTCGAGATGAGCAGAATGGGTAAAATGATCGCTCATCATATGGTGGACAGCGTTCAGAAATCTGCACATGTACAGTCATTTATTGAAGTAGATGTTACAAATATCTGGAACTGGAGAAATAAGCATAAAAATGAATTTCAGAAGAAAGAAGGAGAGAAACTAACTTTCACTCCAATCTTTATGGAAGCTGTGGCAAAAGCAATTCGCGATTTCCCAATGGTGAATATTTCTGTGAACGAAGATGCTACTAAAATTATCAAGAAGAAAAATATTAATCTTGGAATGGCTGCGGCGCTTCCAGATGGTAATTTGATCGTTCCAGTGATCAAAAATGCAGACAGGCTCAATCTTGTTGGAATGGCGAAGGCGGTAAATGACCTGGCTAATCGTGCAAGACAAAATAAATTGAAACCAGATGATATCCAGGGAGGTACTTATACGGTAACCAATGTTGGTACTTTTGGAAGTATTATGGGAACTCCCATTATCAACCAGCCACAAGTAGGAATTCTTGCTCTTGGTGCAATTCGTAAAATGCCAGCGGTGATAGAAACGCCTGATGGTGATTTTATTGGAATACGATACAAGATGATACTTTCTCACAGTTATGATCACCGTGTGGTGAACGGCGCCCTTGGAGGTCAGTTCGTTCAGCGTGTGGCTCAATACCTTGAGGGATTCGACAAGGATCGCGAAATTTAG
- a CDS encoding carboxypeptidase-like regulatory domain-containing protein — protein MKTSALLFNFFLFTAIGVAQNLRIAGRVIDSATSQPLPYAHIMFENYRLGTSTDEQGMFAFNVADSLKNEMLIFTHVGYEQELLKISDLEKQRLVPMNALTEGLGELMITPVQDNRYFTYRPDWRFETVGIGNMNAALYPSTIARYYPKPEKFDAAAFIKEITVYFYATEEQKGLSPKFRIHLYNVNENGLPGKDITQNIVVTKPVGKNKVDVELLNQKIQIPEEGFYIGLEHLFIKENEYFEVKDYYINNELVAEDYRNKRYGPVYKGVFTPEESNFKVYFFEPGGWVDIRTWDITYDDREGKYVIPEFKIKITN, from the coding sequence TTGAAAACTTCTGCTTTACTCTTTAACTTTTTTCTATTTACTGCCATTGGTGTAGCGCAAAACTTAAGAATAGCGGGAAGAGTAATAGATAGTGCTACTAGCCAACCCCTGCCTTACGCACATATCATGTTTGAGAATTACAGGCTTGGAACCAGCACTGATGAACAGGGCATGTTTGCATTCAATGTTGCAGACAGCCTGAAGAATGAAATGCTCATTTTTACTCATGTTGGCTACGAGCAGGAATTACTGAAAATCTCTGATCTGGAAAAGCAGCGATTGGTACCAATGAACGCACTTACCGAAGGTCTGGGAGAGTTGATGATCACACCTGTTCAGGATAATAGGTATTTTACTTACAGGCCTGATTGGCGCTTTGAAACTGTTGGGATTGGAAATATGAATGCTGCGCTTTATCCTTCCACCATAGCGCGTTATTACCCAAAACCTGAAAAGTTTGATGCAGCTGCTTTTATAAAAGAGATCACCGTTTATTTTTATGCTACGGAAGAGCAAAAAGGTTTAAGTCCGAAATTTCGTATTCATTTGTATAATGTAAACGAAAACGGACTTCCAGGAAAGGATATCACCCAGAACATCGTTGTCACCAAACCAGTAGGTAAAAATAAGGTTGATGTCGAATTGCTTAACCAGAAAATTCAGATTCCTGAAGAGGGTTTTTATATAGGTCTGGAACATCTTTTCATTAAGGAGAACGAGTATTTCGAAGTGAAGGATTACTATATCAATAATGAGCTAGTAGCAGAAGATTATAGAAATAAGCGTTATGGACCAGTTTATAAAGGTGTGTTCACTCCTGAAGAATCCAACTTTAAAGTATACTTTTTCGAACCCGGAGGCTGGGTGGATATTAGAACCTGGGATATTACGTATGATGACAGGGAAGGTAAATATGTAATTCCTGAATTTAAAATCAAAATCACCAATTAG